The following nucleotide sequence is from Ferruginibacter lapsinanis.
CGAGTTGGAATTTGATGTATTTTTCAATTCTATCCATTCTCTTTCCGGCAATCCCACTGCGGGTGTCTCGTCCGCCATTATCTCATCGATCACAACATCATATGGATTTGCAGGAACGATCGCAAAATAAGTAAACGTACCTGTTCCACCACTAATTACATTACCTAAACAGTCTGTTACGTTACTGACTGTAATAGTATAGGTTGTTGCAGAAACTGCAGCAGACGCTAATTTTATGTTGACAGTATCAAAGCCCGGAGAAACTGTTACAGCCTCAGCCGGAGTACCAAGCCCATTGTTAATAGAATAATTAGCTATTGTTGCTCCCTTTAAACTATCTAAGCTTTCATTAAATACCAATTTAATATTTAAATTATCTACAACAATCACACTCTGCAATACTGGCCCCGTTACATCAGCCGTTCCGCCATCAACAGAATTGATAACACCTGGCGTTCCACCTTTCACGTCTGTGCTTGCTTTCCAATTAGAGATACCTGAACATGGACTTTTGGTATTGATCATTTCTATTGTCCAACCTCCATCCTGTTTGGTAACATCATGGTACCAGCCCAAATTATAATTTACTGAATGTATAACTGCTCCTGTTTCATTTACCAATGTTAATGGCTCTCCGGTATTATTTAAAGATGGGAAAGAAGTTACAGCCAATGTGCTGCCATAAACTGACAGATCAGCAACGGAAGTGCTTGCACAAAGAATTACATAAGCTCCCGGAGCCAGCACATAGTTTGGAAACAATCCGCTTTGACCAGTGGCATCTTTAATTTTCCAATCCTTTAAATTAATCGCTGAAGTAGTTGTGTTTTTTAATTCAACCCATTCTCTCGCAGGCAACCCAACAGCCGGTGTCTCATCTGCCATGATCTCATCAATCACCACATCGTATTGTTTAGCTACATAAGGAGCAAAATAGGTAAAGTTGGCCGTTCCTCCACTGATCGCATTACCTGCAATATCTTTTACTCCATTTACAGTAAGTTGATTTGCAACTGCGTCCGCAAAATTAGCAGCAAAGGTTAAATGAACCAGGGAGGTATTACTGCCATCTAGTACTGCAGTAGATGGAGCTCCGATACTATTGTTAACTGAGTAGTTAGCTGTTGTACCAGCTGTGGTAGCATCTAAGGGTTCATTAAATAATACATCTATAGCATTAACAGATATTACTGTTGCCGACTGAACCGTTGGTGGTATAATATCTGGGACATATGCTTGCACAGTTATATCATCAAAAAAATGTTTTTGAGCAAAACTGGCCACCGTACTTTGTTTTATTAAAAACCCAAATGCCGTTGAAGTGGTATAAGCATTATCAGTAATACTTCCTTCACTTACATATGATGTACCTGTGCCTGTCATATCTCTGTACAAAACAAATTGATTTGCAGCATCTCGTATAACCTTTATTTTTATCAGGTTGTTAGATGATGAACCAACTGAAGAATTAACCCCATCAATAAGTATCGTAGATGTGGCTCCGTCTTTTCTGTATAAACTGATATCGTCGCTCGTGTTCCCTATTCGTACAAAGAAACCATTGGTAGTGGATGCTGAAAGATCTGCAGCCGACGCAATTAAAAAAGCATCAACATAATTTGCGCCTGACGTGGAAAATTTAAGGTTTACAAAGAACTCCCATTGAGTACTGGTTGCCAATGTGCTGGGTGTACTAATATAAAAGGTACTGTTGGCAACAGTATTGTTACTTTGCAATTGACCCGAACCGTTTACAATAAAATCGGTTGACGCACTTGGTGTCCAAACCGGATTAGCTGTATAATCACCATCTGTAAAACTTTCGGCTACCTGAGAAAATCCTAACATATTGGTTAATAACAATATTGCAGCAAGGGAAAACGTCTTTATATACATAATTAGAAAACTTAGTCTTTAAAGATAATGACTTTCTCTTATTCTGTTATCTTTTAACAACCAATAATTATCCTTGTTTTTTTGGCTGATAATATATTTGTTGCTACTTTTGCGCCATGAAATTGAATCATAAACACACAACAACTACGAAGAAACGTTCTGCTCAGCAGGAGGGTTAATAGTGTTTTGTTTGTTCTTACAATATTCACAGCCTTCCAGTAAAACGGAAGGTTTTTTTTACCCCATCCCCTAAAGGGGTGTTAAGAGTAAAAAAAAATGAAGAGAACACATATTTAATAACAATAAAAAAAACAAAAAAATGAAAGTAGCTGTAGTAGGGGCCACTGGCCTGGTTGGCAGCAAAATGTTGCAAGTATTAGCCGAAAGAAATTTTCCGGTTACGGAATTAATACCGGTAGCTTCAGAAAAGTCTATTGGTAAAGAAGTTGAATTCAAAGGCAAGAAATACAAAGTAGTTGGTTATAAGGATGCTATTGCAGCCAAACCAAATGTTGCGATATTTTCTGCTGGCGGTGGTACGTCGCTTGCCATTGCTCCTGAATTTGCTGCAGCTGGTATTACAGTAATTGACAACTCAAGCGCATGGCGTATGGACCCTACTAAAAAATTAGTAGTGCCTGAAGTAAATGCTGATGTGTTGACAGCCGATGATAAGATCATCGCCAATCCAAACTGCTCTACTATTCAAATGGTATTGGTGTTGAAACCATTACATGATAAATATAAAATCAAAAGAGTAGTGGTATCTACTTACCAAAGTGTTACCGGTACTGGTGTTAAAGCGGTTGACCAATTGTTCAACGAAAGAAAAGGTGTTGAAGGTGAAATGGCTTACAAATACCCTATCGACCTGAACGTTATTCCTCAAATTGATGTGTTTGTTGAAAATGGCTACACTAAAGAGGAAATGAAAATGATCAAAGAAACCAACAAGATCATTGGTGATGACAGCATTAAAGTAACTGCTACTACTGTTCGTATCCCTGTAATTGGCGGACACAGCGAAAGTCTGAACATTGAATTTGAAAATGATTTTGATGTGGAAGAAGTAAAAGCATTGTTGAGCAAAGCTCCAGGATTGGTATTACAGGATGATATTGCAAATGCTATTTATCCAATGCCTTTAACAGCTCATGAAAAAGACGAAACTTTTGTAGGTCGTATCCGTCGTGATGAATCACAAGCGAATACCCTTAACTGTTGGGTAGTGAGTGATAACTTACGTAAAGGTGCTGCTACCAATGCGGTGCAGATTGCGGAGTATCTTTCTGGCAAAGGATTACTATAAAAACACCCCCTCTGCCCCCTTTATGGGGAACTGATGATGGAGGAGTATAGAGTTAATTATTTCGAGAAATAAAATGGGATACAAAATTTGTATCCCATTTTTTATAAACGTAATAAAAGTTCAATATTGGTATTCAGTACAAGAGTGCGACGCAACGATGATGCCATGAAAAACAAATGCCGGCAACCAAATAAAAAAGCTCCGCATTTAACGGAGCTTATATTCGAAGATTTAAATTAACGAGTTCTTAGTTCCCCCTTTAGGGGGCGGAGGGGGCGATTAATTAATCTCCCAGGTTTCATTTCCTCTCAACAATTTATCCAAATCTCCACTACCTCTTTTGGCGATCACATCTTCAATTTGAAGAGCCATCACATCTTCGTAGCAAGGTCTGTCTGTTTCGTAGAACACACCAAACGGACGTGGCAAGTGGCCAACATTTGCCGGATTGTCGAACATACGGGTAAGTATCTGTGCTTTGTAAAAATCTCTTTCGTCGTGAATCCAAAGATCATCAATACTTGCATCTTTACCGATCTCTACAACTATAGGACGGAAGCCATCTAATTTAATTCCTTTGTTTTGAGCAGCACCAAAGATCAACGGTTTACCTTGCTCTAAGAATAAAACTTCTTCTTGTTTTGTTCCTTTTTCTGTAAATATTTCAAACGCACCATCATTGAAGATGTTACAGTTCTGATAGATCTCTAAGAAAGAAGTTCCTTTATGGGCATGTGCTCTTAGCAACATTGCTTGTAAATGCTTAGGATCTCTGTCCATACTTCTTGCAACAAAAGTTCCATCAGCTCCCATTGCCAAAGCAGCTGGGTTGAATGGATGATCGATACTTCCGAACGGAGTACTTTTTGTTACTTTATTCTCTTCTGAAGTTGGAGAGTATTGTCCTTTTGTAAGACCATAGATCTGGTTATTGAAGATCAACAGGTTTACATCAAAATTTCTACGCAATAAATGAATGGTATGGTTACCACCGATACTCATGCTATCGCCATCGCCACTAACGATCCAAACGCTTAAGTCAGGGCGAGCAGCTTTTAAACCACTTGCTACTGCTGTTGCTCTACCATGGATGCTATGCATACCATAAGTATTCATATAATAAGGAAAACGACTGCTGCACCCAATACCTGAAATGATAGCGAATTTTTCTTTAGGAATTCCTAAAGTAGGCATCACCTTTTGTACTTGCGCTAAAATTGAATAGTCTCCGCAACCCGGACACCAACGAACCTCTTGGTCTGTTGCAAAATCTTTTGCTGTTAAGGCTGCTTTTACCGGCGATTCCGGTACTAATGTTTCTGTTGCACTCATATGGCTTATTATTAGAGAACGCAAAGTTACGCCAAGTATGCAATATTTTGGTGTTTTTGAGTAAGATTGATAGGTTGATTTAGTGTTAAAACTTATGCAAACGTTGCCGATTTTGGGTGATGGAACACTGATTGAACTTATTTGACTGATTTAAGCTGATAAAAATAAGTGATCATAAGTTCAATCAGTTAGATCAGTGTTCTATCATTTTGCGGCATCATTTAAAAAGTCTTTAACCCCTAACACGATCTTATCAACCATTTTTTGTTGAAATGCATCATCCAGTATTTTCGTTTCCTCATCCAGATTACTCAAAAACAAGGTTTCTATTAATGCATTGGGATATTCGATCGGACTATTCAACATAAAATTAAAAGAGCCTGTATTGCCATATTCTTTTAATCCCAGCTCCAACATTCTTTTATAAATATCCAGACTTAAATTTCTGAACCCAATGTATCTGTAATAAGTACTGGTGCCTCCGGTACGAATAGGATCTTCTGAAGAGTTCAAATGAATACTTAATAACAGATCCGGTAAACTATCCCTGTAAAAAAGTATTCTTTCTTTATTATCAAAGAATTGTTCTTTAGTTCTTGTCATAATAACTTTTGCACCTTCTTTTTCTAACGCCTTCTTAAGTTTCAAACTAACATCCAATGTTATTTCTTTTTCATAAGAGCCCGTTGCTCCCACTGCGCCGTTATTAGTTCCTCCGTGTCCGGCATCTACAGCTATGGTTAAATTTTTAAGTGATAGATTTTCAGGCTGCTGTTTTATTTTGATCATCAGGTTATTTCCACTGTAGTAGATCTGGTGCCCCCAATGTTGAGCATGCCTTAATTCAATAGTGATACGGAAAATGTCATCTTCTATCTGTTCGTAATAAATATTTTTGATCTCTCTGGCTGTTTGCAGTTGTGTTATCCAGTTGGTATTATTGGTTGCACCAAAAACATCCACTACAATTTTTGATGGATCGATCAATTGAAAAGACTGATACGGAAGCTTTGCAAACAAACCAACTCTTACATAATCATATACACTATCTCCATAAACATTCCACTTATCCGTTAATGATTCCGGAACAAAAGTTCCTTTAGGCATTAGCGCAACATGCTCATCCGGAATATAGGCTGTACGTGATTTTGATAACTGCACCCTGTAATGTGTGCCCACCTTACCAGTGATCTTTAATAAGATATTGCTATCGAGATAACCCACTTTTGCTCCACCTAGCCTGTCATCTCCCAAACCATATTCTAAATGAGCCAGCCGTCCTTTGGTGATTGCAACATTTGAAGCCAATGGCGAAAGAACAGAAAAAGTATTTTTAGTCTCTCGAGTGATTTTTGTGCCTGAAGAGTCTTCAATGGTCACAGGAATTTTCAATTCAGAAAAATTATCCGATTCTTTTACAATATATTCTCCCTGATAAATACCCGGCATCCCTTTGGTTTGACTTTTGGGTAACTCATACAAGACAGTATTATTGAATGCCTTGACAATGCAGTTTGGCAATCCCTTTACTTTAAATCTTATTTTATCTCCTGCAACTAAAACAAGATCATCCTCCGGAAATGTTTCAATGCTCTCGATACCTAATTCTTTTACCGGCTGCGCCGGTTTGGGTAACGTATAGGTATAGTTGATCTTTTTAGATGCTGACCGATCTGCAATCGAAGCTGTAATTGTAAAACTTGTATCCCCCGGCTTCAGGTTTAATTCATACGCAAAAGCTCCGGTGGGATAGACTTTCGCCGGTTTCCCATTTATGGTAAGGCCACAGTTTTTACAGGTATTACCAATAAGAAACTGCCTGGAAGCGTTAACAGGATTATTTGTCTTAAACGGTTGAATTAAATTTACTACAGGAGCCTGACCAAACAGTTTTCCACAAAACAAAATAATTAAAATAGAAATAATCAGGCGCATAATTATAGTATTAGTGATAACAGTGTAAAGAATATGACCAAGGTTATAAAAAATATGAATGATTTATTTCATATTTGCAATACAATTGATCAAACCTAAATTAACACCAGTCATGAAATCAAAATTAATCTTCTTTTTCGCACTTGCCGTTACTTTAATCAGCTGCGGACCCACCATTTACAAAGTTGCTGATTTTAGCGAAGTAACCGCTAAACATAAAACAGTTGCCATATTACCCACTGAAGTAAGTATGCAACTGCGTCCAAACGAAATGAAAAAAACTAGCCCTGAACAACTGAATCAAATGCAGGAACAAACCGGAAAAGATATTCAGGATAAAATGTATGCATGGTTCTTGAAAAGAAGCGGCAAATTCAAATACACTGTAACATTTCAGGATATTAGCAGAACAAATGCGTTGTTAGCCCAGGCGAACCTGACCTATGCCACCATTAATACAAAGACCAAAGATGAATTGGCAAGACTTTTAGGTGTTGATGCGGTTATTTCATCTAGAGCAACCATGAAAAAACCAATGAGTGAAGGCGCTGCTGTTGCTTTAGGACTTTTGGTAGGAGCCTGGGGAAATACCAATAATGTGCAAACATCTATCTCTATCAATGAAGGAATAAAAGGGGACCTGGTTTGGAAGTATGACTATACTGCCAGTGGTTCTGTTGGCAGTAACACAGACAATCTGGTAAATTCATTAATGAGAAATGCCTCAAAGAAGTTCCCGTATAACGCAAAATAATCTTCATCAATTTATGAATAGTAAAAGCCTCCGCAAAAAAACGGAGGCTTTTCTATCAACAAATCAACAAGAAAAAATCTTACCAGCAGTATTTATTTTCTGCAATTAATTTATCTGCAATTCTTCTACGGGCATCTTTGCTATTAAATGGTGCTGTTTTAGTGAATCGTTTTAATCCTAATAACATCATCCTTTGTTCATCGCCTTCTGCAAATGCATTGATGGCTTCTTTGCCCGCTTTGTTCACTTTATCCACTGCATCATTTAAATATATACGCATCAGGTCAATTTGATTTTGTACAGCAGCTTCGCCATTTTTATCAGACAATTTGATCACTCTTAATAAAGTACTTTCTGCCACAAAAGTTTCAATAGCCATATCTGCCACATTCATCAATATTTCCTGCTCATCGCTTAATTTCATCATCAGTTTCTGCACAGCAGCACCAGCTACCATCAGTATTGATTTCTTCAAATTCAATATTGTTTTCTTTTCGTTAGCAAACGGCGTTTCGTCTTCATTACCAAACTCAGGAATACTCAGCAACTCTTTAGACACTGCCATAGCAGGACCCATCAGGTCTAATTTCCCTTTCATCGCTCTCTTCAGCATCATATCTACAATCAACAACCGATTGATCTCATTGGTTCCTTCAAATATCCTGTTGATACGGCTATCTCGATACGCTCTCGTGATCATATACTCATCACTGAAACCATTACCACCATGCACCTGCACGCCTTCATCTACTACATAATTCAATAACTCACTGCCATGCACTTTTAATATGGCACACTCAATAGCATATTCTTCTGCAGCGCCAAGCAATGCTTCGTTAAATGGTTTGCCACTTTCCTGCAAAGCGATCTCTTTATCATCTATCCATTTGCCGGTTCTGTATAAAGCGCTTTCGCAGGCAAAAATCCTTACTGCACTTTCTGCCAGTTTATATTTTATAGCACCAAAATTTGCGATCGCCGTTTTAAACTGTTCTCTCGTTTTAGCATATTCGATCGTATCGGTCAATGCCATTTTGCTGGCCCCGGCGGTTGCTGCACATAATTTTAATCTGCCGATATTCAAAATATTGAATGCAATGATATGTCCTTTGCCAACTTCGCCTAACAGATTTTCTACCGGCACTTTACAATCCTGAAAATATAATTGTACGGTTGAAGAACCTTTAATTCCCATTTTATGTTCTTCGGGCCCTTGTGTAAATCCTTCCATGCCACGTTCAACAATGAAGCAACTGAATTTATCGCCATCAATTTTTGCAAACACGGTGTATATATCTGCAAAACCGCCATTAGTGATCCAGCATTTTTGTCCGTTTAAAATATAATGTTTGCCATCGGCAGATAAAACAGCAGAGGTTTTTGCACTCAATGCATCACTGCCACTATTCGGTTCCGTTAGTCCGTATGATCCTTTCCATTCGCCACTGGCTAATTTTGGAATGTACTTTTTCTTTTGCTCCTCCGTACCAAAATATAAAATAGGCAAGGTTCCAATCCCTGTGTGTGCTGCTACCGCCACGCTGAAAGAAAATCCTCCTCCAAGGCCTTCATTCACTAAAGTTGCAGTAATAAAATCTTTACCTAATCCGCCAAACTCCTCGGGAATAGAAGCTCCCAGCAAGCCTTGTTCTCCAGCTTTTTCAATTAAAGAGGGCATGAGCCCCGGCTCTAATTTATCGATCCTGTCAACTATTGGAGTGACCTCTGTTTGTAAAAATTGCAGACACATTTCTTTTACCATTACCTGCTCCTCATTAAAATCTTCTGGGGTAAAAGTTTCAAATGCATTGCTTTCTTTAATTAACCATTCGCCGCCTTTCAGCGATGTATTGGTTACCCCCATCCCCTGAAGGGGGGTAAAGAGAAATTGATTGGTGAATGTCAGTTTCATATGCAATCGTTTTAAAATTATAAAGAGATGCGCCTCCTTGTTCCCCTTTTAGGGGGCGGAGGGGGGTTATTTCAAATTGTCGTACACCATCTGTAATACTTCTTTGGCAATTTCTATTTGTCCATTGGTAACATTTTCCAATGCTTCGTTCAGGGTTTGGTTGGCAATTTCCATTGTTTGCTCCTGCAGGTCTTGCGCTTCCTTGGTAAGGTAAATCAGGTTGATCCTTCTATCATCTTTTGATGCCACTCGTTTTACCAATTTTAATTTTTCCAGGTTATCTACTAATCTTGTAATACTCGGCTTATCTCTGAAGGTAGCCTCACATAAATGTTGCTGACTCATTCCGTCCTCTTTCCATAAATGATACAATACACTCCATTGTTCAATGGTGATGTCCACATTTGCCAGTTTAAAATTCTTTTGCAATCGTCTTGCGATAGCAGTACTGGCTTTACCCGTAATAAAACTGTATAATTCTCCTTTCTTAAATTGGTTGTTTGGCATATAGTTGTTTAGACAACCTTATAAAGTTACAAATAAGTTTGTACCTGCAAAATTTATTTTATGGTCGATCGCCTCATACTTTATTTTGTTGCCGGCAACAATTTTTCATCCCCAAGTCGTTGGGGATAGTTGCGTCGTTCCGATTCATATCGGGATACGACATACCTTTGGGCAACTATGACTCAACATATAGCGCAAATTGCTCTGGTGGTAGCAGATTATGACGAATCTATTCTGTTTTACACACAAAAACTAGGTTTTACATTATTGGAGGATACTGTTCTCAGCGAAACCAAAAGATGGGTAGTTGTCTCCCCTCCAGGGAGCAATGGTTGTAATGTATTATTGGCAAAAGCCGCCAATGACGAACAAAAAAGCCGGGTGGGTAATCAAACGGGTGGCAGGGTTTTTCTGTTTTTGCATACCGATGATTTTTGGAGAGACTATAACCAGATGCAGGAAAAAGGGGTTGAATTTGTAAGACAACCTGTTACAGAAGAGTGGGGAACAGTGGCAGTCTTTAAAGACCTGTACGGCAACCTCTGGGATTTTATCGAACGTAAAAAAGCATAACGGTCGGATGTAATTATCTTTAATCTTATTATGTTGACTGTTTTAGTATACATCACTTTATTTTTACTCATCGGCTATGCTGCTTTGATCATTTATTACAGGCAAAGCTGGCTGGGGATACATGAGCATAGATCACTGACTTCAGACATCATACCTACCACTAAGATCACGGTTATTATTCCTGCAAGAAATGAGGAAGAAAATATCAATGCATGTCTAAACTCCATTGCAAAACAATCTTATCCAAAAAATTTATTTGACATCATTGTTGTAGATGATTTTTCTACCGATAAAACAGCTGATATAGTACGATCATTTTCGGATGTAAGACTGATATCACTAAACAATTTTGTAACAGAAAAAATAAACTCTTACAAAAAGAAAGCAATAGAAATTGCTATACAACAAAGCTCCGGGGACCTGATCGTTACAACAGACGCCGATTGTATTGTACCTCCAAACTGGTTGCAAACCATTGCGGTGTTTTATGAAAAAGAACAAGCTGCATTTATTGCAATGCCTGTCTTGATCACCAGCAGTAATACATTCATCGAAATGTTTCAGTCACTTGATTTTATGACTTTGCAAGGCATTACCGGTGCATCGGTGAATAAAAAATTCCACAGCATGTGCAATGGTGCCAACCTTGCTTATACCAGGCAGGCTTTTGGCGAAGTAGATGGTTTTAAAAATATTGATACGATTGCCAGCGGCGACGATATGTTATTGATGCATAAAATTGCTGAACGCCACCCGGACAAAGTAAAGTTTTTAAAATCACATGATGTTATAGTACAAACCAAGCCTGTATCATCTGTTAAAGAATTTTTTAATCAGCGAATACGCTGGGCAAGCAAAGCAGATAAGTACAACGACAAAAGCATTTTACCTGTACTGATGCTGGTATATTTCTTGAATGTAATGCTTTTAATATTACCTGTTATTGCTCTCTTTAACTCGTCAACATTATCAATTATTAATTATCAATTATCAATTATTCGGGTCTGGCTTTTATTATTAGCTTTAAAAACTTTGGTGGAATTGTTTTTTCTTTTTCCTGTTGCAACTTTTTTCAATCGAACCAATTTACTTTGGTGGTTCCCTGTTGCTCAACCGTTTCATATAGTATACACTGTTATCGCCGGATGGTTGGGAAAATTTGGTTCTTATCAATGGAAAGAAAGACAAGTGAAATAAACCAATGAATCTGTAAATTACATGCATGCATCCGCAAAGTTTTTCTTTTTCGCAGCAAACATGGCATCGCCTTAAAAAGAATAAGGGAGCGATATTTGGTTTGGTCATTCTATCGCTTGCAATATTTATATCACTATTTGGTTATTTGATTGCACCCGATGCCTCACCCAACGCAGACTTGCAAACAGTAGAGATACAAGCGAAGAAGCCGGGCTACACACAATTATTTTTAAAGATACCTGATAAAAAAAACAACACCCAAAGTTGGTTTACAACACTAATAAGCGGTAAGCCAAATGAATACCAGCTGGTTCCTATCACCAATTATACTATTAAAAATGACTTATTGGTGGTCAACAAATTTATTGATGAAGGTCTCTCAATAAGTCAGTCATATTCTATCTTCCAACTAACCAACAATAACCCATCTGCTATTCAACAAAACCTCATCACAAAAAAATATTGGCTGGGTACAGATAAATTTGGCAGAGACATTTTAAGCAGATTGATTATCGGAACAAGAGTGAGTCTGGCTGTGGGAATGATTGCTGTAATTATTTCTCTGACGATCGGTATTATTTTAGGAACTATTGCCGGATACTACCGCAATTGGATAGACGAAGTAATTATGTGGCTCATTAATGTTGTATGGAGCATCCCAACATTGTTATTGGTATTTGCTATAACTATGGCTTTGGGAAAAGGATTCTGGCAAATATTTATTGCAGTAGGATTGACCATGTGGGTAAATGTTGCCAGGCTGGTTCGTGGGCAGGTAATGGCCATTAAAGAATTGGAGTATGTGCAAGCTGCAAGAGCATTGGGTTTTACTGATCTCAGAATAATTGTAAAAC
It contains:
- a CDS encoding glycosyltransferase family 2 protein — encoded protein: MLTVLVYITLFLLIGYAALIIYYRQSWLGIHEHRSLTSDIIPTTKITVIIPARNEEENINACLNSIAKQSYPKNLFDIIVVDDFSTDKTADIVRSFSDVRLISLNNFVTEKINSYKKKAIEIAIQQSSGDLIVTTDADCIVPPNWLQTIAVFYEKEQAAFIAMPVLITSSNTFIEMFQSLDFMTLQGITGASVNKKFHSMCNGANLAYTRQAFGEVDGFKNIDTIASGDDMLLMHKIAERHPDKVKFLKSHDVIVQTKPVSSVKEFFNQRIRWASKADKYNDKSILPVLMLVYFLNVMLLILPVIALFNSSTLSIINYQLSIIRVWLLLLALKTLVELFFLFPVATFFNRTNLLWWFPVAQPFHIVYTVIAGWLGKFGSYQWKERQVK
- a CDS encoding ABC transporter permease, whose amino-acid sequence is MHPQSFSFSQQTWHRLKKNKGAIFGLVILSLAIFISLFGYLIAPDASPNADLQTVEIQAKKPGYTQLFLKIPDKKNNTQSWFTTLISGKPNEYQLVPITNYTIKNDLLVVNKFIDEGLSISQSYSIFQLTNNNPSAIQQNLITKKYWLGTDKFGRDILSRLIIGTRVSLAVGMIAVIISLTIGIILGTIAGYYRNWIDEVIMWLINVVWSIPTLLLVFAITMALGKGFWQIFIAVGLTMWVNVARLVRGQVMAIKELEYVQAARALGFTDLRIIVKHLLPNILGPILVIGASNFATAIIVEAGLSFLGIGVQPPQPSWGLMIKENYNFIITHNPMLAIIPGLAIIVLVLAINLLGNGLRDAVDVKTTPSAP